A region of the bacterium genome:
GAACCTTGAGATATGATGTTATCACCCTTCAATGATGCCGTCAAGCATTATCATGGCAGGACTGCGATTCAGACAGTAGGGGAGGCGAGAGAGCGCCGAGCGGCGTCAGGACCCGTTGTATGGGCAGAAAACGGCGGTGCGGGGAAGGAAGGCCTGGGCAAACGCGAGCAGGCGGTTGAATCCGGGGCGAGAAGGACGACAGCGACCTCGAAGACGTTTTGAAGAGTACAGTCTTCTTTTGGGTTGCTGGGCGCGGGAAGCAACCCGGGTGAAAAAGCGCTCAGACTGGAAGCATCGGCCAGGCCGGCCTCACGGCGACCGGGCGTTGTTCAGCAGGCCGTCAAGGTTCTTTTCGAACTGGTGCATTTTCTTCCGCAGCTTGTGGCGGGCTTTCTCCTCGAGGGTGAGCAGGATGCGGGCGAACTCTGGGAGGGACAGCAAACAGAAGCGTTGCTGGTAGTACACCGCCACCACTTCCAGGGTGGGGGTGAGCAGATCGAGGATGCTGGTGCGGGTCAGCGGATTCAGGCGCTGGCGCTGGCGCAGCAGCAGATGGGCCTGGAGCAGGGTGTAGGCGAGCAGGACAAACAGCGCCTGGTTGACCACCAGCGAGAAGGCGCGGGAGTGCATTCGGGTAAGGTCCCAGAAGCACTTGTACTGGCGGTGGCGCTCCTCGATGGCGGTTCGCAACTCGTAGGTCGAGCGCATCTGGTTGGCGGTGAGCTTCGCCGAGGTGCTCACCAGGACCCAGTCCTTGCTCTGGCCCTGCTCGTCGATCTCGCGATTGATCACCGCCGTCAACGGAACCGGACAGTCACTCCAGCTCAGCAGGCCCCGTCCGATGCCGAGCCGCGTGCGGGGCAGACCAACAGTGGCCGGGGGCTTGGCGGTCGCGGGGTTCGGCTGGCCGGCCTCGGCTTTGCGTCGCGCCAAGGTCTGCTGCCGTTTGGCTTCCCGCTTGGCCACGCGGGGCGGCTTCGGCGGGGGAGGCGACACCGGCGGGGGAGCTTCCGGGCGCCGGTACGGCTCCCACTCGAAGTCGGGCAACCGCGTCAGCCCGATGGCGTCCGCGTAAGCGTCCATGTTGCGCCGCAACGGCACGAGAGTGTCGACGTGGTGGACCTGTTTGAGCCGGCCCATGCGCGGGCCGTCGATCAGGCCGCGATCGACAATCAACATCTTCATCACTCCCGGCCCGGCCGCTTTCACAAACTGCTCGGCCAGCTCGTAGAGGATGGGGCACTCATGCCGCCGGCCTCCAACTATTCGGGCCGCCACCACGAAGAAGAACTCCAGTTGCCGGTTCACATGGATCAGACTCACTAGCTTGTAGCAGCGGCGGAGTTGATGGCGAG
Encoded here:
- a CDS encoding transposase, whose protein sequence is MDLLAFEQDRGFVLKALLQGEIDYLEPVTEAVEADFFRQLIDRQILERMAESYPTPRKKQEVPVWLYLASEVSLKLRGSQSYHAYPRLLRSGGLIDALGPELGGRKSRHPETGDVTLACPGFNRKNDYDRQTPCDQDFLRKFARDTDVEHLHAWFNREVPRALRSLKLFDSEGLFIGDASYLFVPDNEHYEGSDRLWFDEHNHPVSADEVNGKDPRHQLRRCYKLVSLIHVNRQLEFFFVVAARIVGGRRHECPILYELAEQFVKAAGPGVMKMLIVDRGLIDGPRMGRLKQVHHVDTLVPLRRNMDAYADAIGLTRLPDFEWEPYRRPEAPPPVSPPPPKPPRVAKREAKRQQTLARRKAEAGQPNPATAKPPATVGLPRTRLGIGRGLLSWSDCPVPLTAVINREIDEQGQSKDWVLVSTSAKLTANQMRSTYELRTAIEERHRQYKCFWDLTRMHSRAFSLVVNQALFVLLAYTLLQAHLLLRQRQRLNPLTRTSILDLLTPTLEVVAVYYQQRFCLLSLPEFARILLTLEEKARHKLRKKMHQFEKNLDGLLNNARSP